In the Haloferula helveola genome, one interval contains:
- a CDS encoding altronate dehydratase family protein: protein MKPWIQIHPDDNVGVAPSPIDGGASFEEFTTEAIPAGHKIALREIAEGSPVIKYGFPIGRATQSIRPGQHVHSHNMRTALSDDTELAYLPATAETKPATGVIPTFMGYRRPDGRAATRNEIWIINTVACVNVPSQRIAEMAAREHVRPDGPIDGVYAFTHPYGCSQLGDDLGLTRKILTGLVRHPNAAGVLILGLGCENNTLKSFLAEAGTLDPERVRFFNAQEVGDEVEHGLEAIGEIVDSLAGSKREPIPASELVLGMKCGGSDGFSGMTANPLVGRMADRFTQWGGTVVLTEVPEMFGAEEPLFSRCDSQQTFDEAVGMVNEFKDYFRRHDEPIYENPSPGNKDGGITTLEEKSLGCIQKGGLAPVKHIADYGEPPPQQLGGLCLVQAPGNDGVSATALTAAGAHCVLFTTGRGTPLGVPAPTLKIASNHELAQRKPNWIDFDAGRLLDPDADPDEVADSLAQLILDTASGQPARNEINGFREITIWKQGVTL from the coding sequence ATGAAACCGTGGATCCAGATCCATCCCGACGACAACGTCGGTGTCGCTCCGTCACCCATCGACGGCGGCGCATCCTTTGAGGAGTTCACGACCGAAGCGATCCCGGCTGGCCACAAGATCGCGCTTCGGGAAATCGCCGAGGGCTCGCCGGTGATCAAGTATGGCTTCCCGATCGGTCGGGCGACGCAGTCGATCCGACCCGGCCAGCACGTGCACTCGCACAACATGCGCACCGCGCTGAGCGACGACACGGAGCTCGCCTACCTTCCCGCTACGGCGGAAACGAAACCCGCGACGGGCGTGATTCCGACCTTCATGGGCTACCGCCGTCCCGACGGCAGGGCCGCCACGCGCAACGAGATCTGGATCATCAACACCGTCGCGTGCGTCAACGTGCCGAGCCAGCGGATCGCCGAGATGGCCGCCCGCGAGCATGTCCGGCCCGACGGGCCGATCGATGGCGTCTACGCCTTCACCCACCCCTACGGCTGCTCGCAGCTCGGCGATGACCTCGGACTTACCCGCAAGATCCTGACCGGTCTGGTCCGGCATCCGAATGCCGCCGGCGTGCTCATTCTCGGGCTCGGCTGCGAAAACAACACGCTGAAGTCCTTCCTCGCCGAAGCAGGCACGCTCGATCCCGAACGCGTCCGGTTTTTCAACGCGCAGGAGGTCGGCGACGAGGTCGAGCACGGCCTTGAGGCGATCGGCGAGATCGTCGACAGCCTCGCCGGATCGAAGCGCGAGCCGATCCCGGCTTCCGAACTGGTGCTCGGAATGAAGTGCGGCGGCAGCGACGGCTTCAGCGGCATGACCGCCAACCCGCTGGTCGGACGCATGGCCGACCGCTTCACGCAATGGGGCGGCACGGTGGTGCTGACCGAGGTCCCGGAGATGTTCGGAGCCGAAGAGCCGTTGTTCAGTCGCTGCGACAGCCAGCAGACCTTCGACGAGGCGGTCGGCATGGTGAACGAGTTCAAGGACTACTTCCGGCGCCACGACGAGCCGATCTACGAGAACCCCTCGCCCGGCAACAAGGACGGCGGAATCACCACACTTGAGGAGAAGTCGCTCGGCTGCATCCAGAAAGGCGGCCTCGCGCCGGTGAAACACATCGCCGACTACGGCGAGCCGCCACCGCAGCAACTCGGCGGCCTGTGCCTGGTGCAAGCACCGGGTAACGACGGCGTCTCCGCCACGGCTCTCACCGCCGCCGGTGCTCACTGCGTGCTTTTCACCACCGGACGCGGCACGCCGCTCGGAGTGCCGGCACCAACACTCAAGATCGCTTCCAATCACGAACTCGCGCAGCGCAAGCCGAACTGGATCGACTTCGACGCCGGCCGCCTGCTCGACCCGGATGCCGATCCCGACGAAGTCGCCGACTCGCTGGCCCAACTGATCCTCGACACCGCCTCCGGCCAACCGGCCCGCAACGAGATCAACGGCTTCCGCGAAATCACCATCTGGAAACAGGGCGTAACGCTCTGA
- a CDS encoding AraC family transcriptional regulator, translating into MMDIFGVMPKTPASKPSFVSTQIRSGRYLFLDLPRNRSGPLTIVCAGREICDADFLVERDTFDYFALEFVISGRWRLSGPDGTEVLEPGAVFCYGPGIAHTIELLEGNEPTKCFLDFTGRNARALLRESGLDYGKALYPRSSGWLEGLFEQLLDCSDMEPESAKVIGRRLTELILIRLKEDSQGSFSRSTDPERTYLRCRTFIQEHFIDLHSVAEVAAECDIDPAYLSKLFRRHSGEAPLRYLTRLKTARAAELMIRRNYNVRQAGKAVGYDDPYHFSRVFKRVHGISPAGFRSLRESRSRSAADPG; encoded by the coding sequence ATGATGGATATTTTTGGCGTCATGCCGAAGACTCCCGCCAGCAAGCCGAGCTTCGTCTCGACCCAGATCCGGAGCGGCCGCTACCTATTCCTCGATCTCCCCCGCAACCGCTCGGGACCGCTCACCATCGTCTGTGCCGGGCGCGAGATTTGCGACGCCGACTTTCTTGTCGAGCGCGACACCTTTGATTACTTCGCCCTTGAGTTCGTGATCAGCGGACGTTGGCGCCTGAGCGGGCCGGACGGCACCGAAGTTCTCGAGCCCGGCGCGGTCTTCTGCTACGGCCCGGGCATTGCCCACACCATCGAGTTGCTGGAGGGCAACGAGCCCACGAAGTGCTTCCTCGACTTCACCGGGCGCAACGCGCGGGCACTGCTGCGGGAAAGCGGCCTCGATTACGGCAAGGCGCTCTACCCGCGGTCCTCAGGTTGGCTTGAAGGCCTTTTCGAACAACTTCTCGACTGCTCCGACATGGAGCCGGAGTCGGCGAAAGTCATCGGTCGGCGACTGACGGAGCTGATCCTGATCCGCCTGAAAGAGGACTCCCAGGGAAGCTTCAGCCGCAGTACCGACCCCGAGCGCACCTACCTCCGCTGCCGCACCTTCATCCAAGAGCACTTCATCGATCTCCATTCGGTTGCGGAGGTCGCGGCGGAGTGCGACATCGACCCCGCCTACCTGTCGAAGCTCTTTCGCCGCCACTCCGGCGAGGCGCCGCTGCGCTACCTCACGCGCCTGAAGACCGCGAGGGCCGCCGAACTGATGATCCGCCGCAATTACAACGTCCGCCAGGCCGGCAAGGCGGTCGGATACGACGACCCCTACCATTTCTCCCGGGTATTCAAGCGCGTCCACGGCATCTCACCCGCCGGATTCCGGTCTTTGCGGGAATCACGAAGCCGATCGGCCGCCGATCCCGGATAA
- a CDS encoding sulfatase: protein MTLKRFRILFASLTAAVAASSIARAEEAPMNVLILYADDWRHDTLGVAGNPVVKTPNLDRLASEGMRFTSNCVTTAICGISRASLFTGQWMARHGGRDFKMFKTPWAQTFPAILRKNGYHVGHIGKWHNGKPPAEEFDFSTFYHGRHWYKMPDGHKVHVTQRNEEDALEFLRTRPTEKPFVLTVAFFATHAEDSSPKQFLPQPESMKLYQNVKVPVPVNATEESWKRLPPFFDEGNEGRRRWHWRFDTPEKYQEMMKNYYRLATEVDSTCGVVIEELKKQGVLDNTLVIFSTDNGYYHAEHGLADKWYPHQESIRVPLIIRDPRMPDGRKGKVNDDFTLSVDLAPTILAATGQKAPKTMQGKDIAALYLSDKAPEWRQEFFYEHPIFAGGRIPASEALVRKDWKYMYWPAEKYEQLFDLKADPIEENDLSKDPAHAAKLKEMRKRFAELKEAAK from the coding sequence ATGACTCTCAAACGATTCCGCATCCTGTTCGCCTCGCTGACTGCAGCGGTGGCCGCCTCCTCCATCGCCCGCGCCGAAGAAGCGCCGATGAATGTCCTGATCCTCTACGCGGATGACTGGCGGCACGACACGCTCGGCGTCGCGGGTAACCCGGTGGTGAAGACCCCGAATCTCGACCGGCTCGCGTCCGAGGGCATGCGCTTCACGTCGAACTGCGTGACCACCGCGATCTGCGGAATCAGCCGCGCCAGCCTGTTCACCGGGCAGTGGATGGCACGTCACGGCGGGCGTGACTTCAAGATGTTCAAGACGCCGTGGGCGCAGACGTTTCCGGCGATCCTGCGCAAGAATGGCTACCATGTCGGTCACATCGGCAAGTGGCACAACGGCAAGCCGCCGGCCGAGGAGTTCGACTTCTCGACCTTCTACCACGGCAGGCACTGGTACAAGATGCCCGACGGCCACAAGGTGCACGTGACCCAGCGCAACGAGGAGGATGCGCTCGAGTTCCTGCGGACGCGTCCGACCGAAAAGCCGTTCGTGCTGACCGTCGCCTTCTTCGCGACCCATGCCGAGGACTCGAGCCCGAAGCAGTTTCTCCCGCAACCGGAGAGCATGAAACTCTATCAGAACGTCAAGGTGCCGGTGCCGGTGAATGCCACCGAGGAGTCATGGAAGCGCCTGCCGCCGTTCTTCGATGAAGGGAACGAAGGCCGGCGCCGCTGGCACTGGCGGTTCGACACTCCGGAGAAATACCAGGAGATGATGAAGAACTACTACCGCCTCGCCACCGAGGTCGACTCGACCTGCGGCGTGGTGATCGAGGAACTGAAGAAGCAGGGCGTGCTCGACAACACGCTGGTGATCTTCAGCACCGACAATGGCTACTACCACGCCGAGCACGGCCTCGCGGACAAGTGGTATCCGCATCAGGAAAGCATCCGCGTGCCTCTCATTATCCGGGATCCGCGGATGCCGGATGGCCGGAAAGGAAAGGTCAACGATGACTTCACCCTCAGCGTCGATCTGGCGCCGACGATTCTCGCCGCCACCGGCCAGAAGGCGCCGAAGACGATGCAGGGCAAGGACATCGCCGCGCTCTACCTTTCCGACAAGGCCCCCGAGTGGAGGCAGGAGTTCTTCTACGAGCACCCGATCTTCGCCGGCGGACGGATCCCCGCCTCGGAAGCGCTGGTGCGAAAGGACTGGAAGTACATGTACTGGCCCGCCGAGAAGTATGAGCAGTTGTTCGATCTGAAGGCCGACCCGATCGAGGAGAACGACCTCTCCAAGGACCCGGCCCATGCCGCCAAGCTCAAGGAGATGCGCAAGCGTTTCGCCGAGCTGAAGGAGGCGGCGAAGTAG
- a CDS encoding substrate-binding domain-containing protein: MSQIRLQSAAEQVASHLRGELLRRRWRDTVPGIHPLAAELGVNHKTVKSALELLEKEGLLVPQGPGRKRRIDMLRGHSSHVLRIAILAGDAGAKRLDYMMSLQHELVDAGIQAHFASGSLDEFGMDLKKVRKLVENTEADAWIINAGSRDVLEWFSSRSQPAFALFGRRRGLPIPAVGPDKPTATAEMTRRLIELGHRRIVVLCRRSRRLPQPGASEQAFLGELEAHGIETSAYNLPDWEETPEGLHRCLKSLFRITPPTAVIVDEPPFFIGALQFCGSHNIRVPEDVSLVATDPDPSFAWCRPSVAHIGWDSRPWIRRAVRWAANVSRGKPDVRQTVTKSGFVEGGTLGPAKRLPGNKRH; this comes from the coding sequence ATGTCCCAAATCCGTCTCCAGTCGGCCGCCGAACAGGTTGCCAGCCATCTCCGCGGCGAGCTCTTGCGCCGTCGGTGGCGCGATACGGTGCCGGGAATTCATCCGCTGGCAGCCGAACTCGGAGTCAATCACAAGACGGTGAAATCGGCTTTGGAGCTTCTCGAGAAAGAAGGACTTCTTGTGCCGCAGGGACCCGGAAGGAAACGACGGATCGACATGCTGCGCGGGCACTCGAGCCATGTGTTGCGGATCGCGATTCTTGCCGGTGATGCAGGTGCCAAGCGACTCGACTACATGATGTCGCTGCAGCACGAACTGGTGGATGCGGGCATTCAGGCGCACTTCGCTTCCGGATCGTTGGATGAATTCGGAATGGACCTGAAGAAGGTCAGGAAGCTGGTCGAGAACACCGAAGCCGATGCATGGATCATCAATGCCGGGTCGAGGGATGTGCTCGAGTGGTTTTCCTCCCGATCGCAGCCCGCGTTCGCGTTGTTCGGCCGGCGCCGCGGGCTGCCGATCCCGGCCGTCGGCCCCGACAAACCGACCGCGACCGCCGAGATGACGCGGCGCCTGATCGAGTTGGGCCACCGCCGGATCGTCGTGCTGTGCCGCAGGTCCCGGCGCCTGCCCCAGCCCGGCGCCAGCGAGCAGGCATTCCTCGGCGAGCTCGAAGCCCACGGTATCGAAACGAGCGCCTACAATCTCCCCGACTGGGAAGAAACTCCGGAAGGCCTCCACCGCTGCCTGAAGTCGCTTTTCCGGATCACACCGCCGACCGCGGTGATTGTCGACGAGCCTCCTTTCTTCATCGGCGCCCTGCAGTTCTGCGGCAGCCACAACATCCGCGTCCCGGAGGACGTTTCACTCGTCGCCACCGATCCGGATCCGAGCTTTGCGTGGTGCCGGCCGTCGGTCGCCCACATCGGCTGGGACAGCCGGCCGTGGATCCGGCGCGCCGTCCGCTGGGCCGCCAACGTGAGCCGCGGCAAACCCGACGTCCGGCAGACGGTCACCAAGTCCGGGTTCGTCGAAGGTGGAACGCTCGGGCCCGCGAAGCGACTTCCCGGAAACAAGCGGCACTGA
- a CDS encoding beta strand repeat-containing protein — translation MRTNPPECTVAALTALALLTGPITAASLYWDGTDTSADADGGDGTWDTATASWDDAPIGGVDSTWNNANNDTAVFGGASGTVTIDVGGVTVGGVEFGTAGYAVTGDPLTFGVAGTITANEDAEIAAVIAGGVGISKDGTGTLTLSGANAHTGGTTINAGAVYFTTPTTMPASGAVTVNTGSTLMVTLGGSGWTTGASGNGTLGGLLAGDGGQAGGTVAYSGDVTLGLETSGNQTYTGVIADVGTTLTLRKTGPNQLSLRGLNTYSGGTILEEGSIEAPAANAGGSDSPLGTGLVTLLPGTTLNLSRSDFPNAIDATDAVIRSGNSFGSGLPGDITVTGTVTLMHNNGSGNIDYNGDISGTGGVISYGNRETQQLSVDLAGNNTFAGPAEVGPGANMGFKNRESLPDTGSWTADNLTVDAGGIAYFYVGGGTEFTTSDIDMISGLGTGSTGFLDGSFLGFWTTSNFTHTGVIADTNGGANKLGIAKHNGAKLTLGSSNTFTGPTLIRKGIIEVDSINSVAGGTASSSLGAPTTVEDGKIFFCGSYSDSTLRYVGTGETTDRIIVLNTFAGGQDDIFIDQVGTGLLTFTSDMEYTANGKRIILQGTGEGEFSGRLGGKTNAKLEKSGSGTWTVSGANLHYGITQLNSGVLKLTAPIGNGGLAPTVNTTNGSPDIVVSDATGLEVGMTVSSSRVPEGSTIVGIAGTTITLDNNATGNANGQASGIGYPNALGLSSSDPANLYWNNSATLEYSGADDTTDRGFSVANGDTATWSVAGGTVLTVTGDTTATTGKVAKSGAGTLALGGTLLHTGTPNSVDEGTLLINGDGTAMTGDVEVNNTATLGGTGIIGGNVKVGSDANVAPGASAGTLTVLGDFDLFDMSSGAGVVEFELDAIGASDQIAVTGQLGLGSGTLEFDDFTFTDLGGLENGTYVLITSGGIFAGDSLGASLAGPVGSGTGTLALNGNDLELTVTGIGGGGTPYETWATGGELFEDDENGDGVFNGLAFLLGVADPYANATGALPQPGVEPGFLTLSFERIDGFAPAVLSVEYGSDLSFGNTDVIPLTSQTLGSGVEVVVVDGSPTDTVTIKIPDSFAGGGATLFARLSATEN, via the coding sequence ATGAGAACGAATCCTCCTGAATGCACCGTTGCCGCGCTGACCGCGTTGGCACTTCTCACCGGGCCGATCACTGCTGCCAGCCTTTATTGGGACGGTACGGACACGAGCGCCGATGCCGATGGCGGGGACGGGACTTGGGACACCGCAACTGCCAGCTGGGATGATGCTCCCATCGGTGGTGTCGATTCCACCTGGAACAATGCTAACAACGACACTGCTGTGTTTGGCGGGGCATCGGGCACGGTCACGATCGATGTCGGAGGAGTCACCGTCGGAGGCGTGGAGTTCGGAACCGCGGGGTATGCGGTTACCGGTGATCCGCTCACCTTCGGCGTCGCCGGCACGATTACCGCGAATGAAGACGCCGAGATCGCAGCGGTGATCGCAGGCGGGGTCGGTATCTCGAAAGATGGCACCGGCACGCTCACGCTATCCGGCGCCAATGCCCACACCGGCGGAACGACGATCAACGCGGGTGCGGTGTATTTCACCACCCCCACGACGATGCCCGCTTCGGGCGCCGTCACCGTGAATACGGGTTCGACCCTGATGGTCACGCTCGGAGGCAGCGGTTGGACGACTGGTGCGAGCGGCAATGGCACCCTCGGTGGCCTGCTTGCGGGTGACGGCGGTCAGGCGGGGGGAACGGTGGCCTACTCCGGCGATGTGACTCTCGGTCTCGAGACTTCGGGAAACCAGACTTACACCGGAGTTATTGCTGACGTCGGCACGACGCTCACCTTGCGGAAGACCGGTCCGAACCAGCTTTCACTCCGTGGTCTCAACACCTACAGTGGTGGAACCATTCTGGAGGAGGGTTCAATCGAGGCTCCTGCCGCCAACGCGGGCGGCAGTGACTCGCCACTCGGAACCGGACTTGTCACGCTGTTGCCGGGCACGACCCTCAATCTGAGCCGCTCGGATTTTCCGAATGCGATCGACGCGACCGACGCGGTCATCCGGTCCGGCAATTCCTTCGGTTCCGGCCTCCCCGGGGACATCACGGTTACCGGGACGGTGACGTTGATGCACAACAACGGTAGCGGCAATATCGACTACAACGGAGATATCAGTGGAACCGGAGGCGTCATCAGCTACGGAAACCGGGAAACGCAGCAGCTGTCCGTGGACCTCGCCGGCAACAATACCTTTGCTGGTCCGGCGGAGGTTGGGCCGGGGGCCAATATGGGATTCAAGAACCGCGAATCGCTTCCCGATACCGGAAGCTGGACGGCTGACAACCTGACGGTGGACGCCGGAGGGATCGCCTACTTCTACGTCGGTGGCGGTACCGAGTTCACCACGTCCGACATTGACATGATCTCGGGGCTGGGCACCGGAAGCACCGGATTCCTCGACGGTTCTTTCCTCGGATTCTGGACGACCAGCAATTTCACCCACACCGGCGTGATCGCGGACACCAACGGCGGCGCCAACAAACTCGGAATTGCCAAGCACAACGGAGCCAAGCTGACACTCGGTTCGTCCAACACATTTACCGGACCGACCCTCATCCGAAAGGGAATCATCGAGGTAGATTCGATCAACAGTGTGGCCGGTGGCACCGCGAGCAGCAGTCTCGGAGCGCCGACCACGGTTGAAGACGGGAAGATCTTCTTCTGCGGGTCCTACAGCGACTCCACGCTGCGATACGTCGGAACCGGTGAAACGACCGACCGGATCATTGTTCTGAACACCTTCGCTGGCGGGCAGGACGACATATTCATCGATCAGGTCGGTACCGGATTGCTCACCTTCACGAGCGATATGGAGTATACGGCGAATGGCAAACGCATCATCCTTCAAGGCACGGGCGAAGGTGAATTCTCCGGGCGTCTGGGTGGCAAGACCAACGCGAAGCTGGAGAAGAGCGGCTCGGGAACGTGGACGGTGAGCGGTGCCAACCTGCACTACGGCATCACGCAACTCAACAGCGGGGTCCTCAAGCTGACTGCTCCGATCGGCAATGGAGGTCTCGCTCCCACCGTGAATACGACGAACGGTTCGCCGGACATCGTGGTGTCCGACGCCACCGGCCTCGAGGTAGGAATGACCGTTTCAAGTTCGCGGGTCCCGGAAGGATCCACGATTGTCGGCATCGCGGGCACGACGATCACCCTCGATAACAACGCAACCGGCAATGCCAATGGCCAGGCTTCCGGAATCGGTTACCCGAACGCGCTGGGCCTGTCTTCCAGCGACCCGGCCAACCTCTACTGGAACAACAGCGCGACCCTTGAGTATTCGGGGGCCGACGACACAACCGATCGGGGATTCTCCGTTGCCAACGGAGATACCGCGACTTGGAGTGTTGCTGGTGGCACGGTCCTGACCGTCACCGGCGACACCACGGCCACCACGGGCAAGGTCGCAAAATCGGGAGCGGGGACCCTGGCTCTGGGCGGCACGCTGTTGCACACCGGCACCCCGAACAGCGTCGACGAGGGAACCTTGCTCATCAATGGCGACGGGACCGCGATGACCGGCGATGTCGAGGTCAACAACACCGCGACCCTCGGCGGAACCGGGATCATCGGCGGCAATGTGAAAGTTGGCAGTGATGCCAATGTCGCGCCCGGTGCCTCGGCAGGAACGCTGACCGTGCTTGGCGACTTCGACCTTTTCGACATGTCATCGGGTGCGGGCGTGGTCGAGTTCGAGCTCGATGCAATCGGTGCGAGCGATCAGATCGCGGTGACCGGCCAACTCGGGCTCGGTTCAGGCACGCTTGAGTTCGACGACTTCACCTTCACCGATCTCGGCGGGCTGGAGAATGGCACCTACGTGCTGATCACGAGTGGCGGGATCTTCGCCGGCGACAGCCTGGGTGCCAGCCTGGCCGGCCCCGTGGGCTCCGGTACCGGCACTCTGGCATTGAACGGCAACGATCTCGAACTCACGGTCACTGGTATCGGTGGAGGCGGCACTCCTTACGAGACCTGGGCAACCGGCGGGGAGCTGTTCGAGGACGACGAGAACGGAGACGGCGTATTCAACGGACTGGCCTTCCTGCTCGGTGTCGCGGATCCGTATGCCAACGCGACCGGCGCGCTGCCGCAGCCCGGTGTTGAGCCCGGCTTCCTGACGCTTTCCTTCGAGCGCATCGATGGATTTGCACCGGCCGTTCTGAGCGTCGAGTACGGGTCTGACCTGTCGTTCGGCAACACGGACGTGATCCCGCTGACGAGCCAGACGCTGGGCAGCGGAGTCGAGGTGGTGGTGGTCGACGGCAGCCCGACCGACACGGTTACGATCAAGATCCCGGACAGCTTCGCGGGAGGTGGGGCGACACTCTTCGCCCGCCTCAGCGCGACCGAGAACTGA